Proteins encoded by one window of Nitrospiria bacterium:
- a CDS encoding transposase, whose product MSKMLSMARKARIHYPGAFYHVMCRGNQGQRIFKDDRDRIYYTSLLKESPKRFGYKLYAYVLMNNHVHLLVEIGRTPLSKVMQNILFRYTRYWNKRYRKVGHLFQGRYKAFLCDKDAYLLELVRYVHLNPVRARLVKYPEGYPWSSHRAYLSGEGQGWINVEGLLPHWGRNKKVAIQRYGRFVKEGIKQGHREDFYQVVDQRYLGDEGFVEKVEEKVTEDEPHQKVEIRWDEIKKEVLKEFGVAEAAIMHGGRGRKAVRIKRIIAWLGREVGGFTIKHMAQQLGQDATVLGRGLVKLMEELGEDKVLQRQVKEFSVGLRKGRLPKRSIKRLTPL is encoded by the coding sequence ATGTCTAAGATGCTTTCCATGGCGCGGAAAGCGAGAATTCATTATCCTGGAGCCTTCTACCATGTGATGTGTCGAGGCAACCAGGGGCAAAGGATTTTTAAAGATGACCGTGATCGAATATATTATACCTCCCTATTAAAAGAGAGTCCCAAACGCTTTGGATACAAACTGTATGCCTATGTGTTAATGAATAACCATGTGCACCTGTTAGTTGAAATTGGCCGAACTCCCCTATCCAAAGTCATGCAGAATATTCTTTTTAGATATACCCGGTATTGGAATAAAAGGTATCGAAAAGTGGGGCATTTGTTTCAGGGAAGATACAAGGCATTCTTGTGTGATAAAGATGCATATTTGTTGGAGTTGGTCCGGTATGTCCATTTAAATCCTGTTCGCGCTAGGTTGGTTAAGTATCCTGAGGGGTATCCATGGAGCAGCCATAGAGCCTATTTAAGTGGGGAGGGACAGGGATGGATCAATGTAGAAGGACTCCTTCCACATTGGGGAAGGAATAAAAAGGTAGCAATACAAAGGTATGGAAGATTTGTGAAGGAAGGGATAAAACAGGGGCACCGGGAAGATTTCTATCAAGTAGTAGATCAGAGGTATTTAGGGGATGAGGGTTTTGTAGAAAAGGTAGAGGAGAAGGTAACAGAAGATGAGCCACACCAGAAGGTGGAGATAAGATGGGATGAGATAAAGAAGGAGGTATTAAAAGAGTTTGGAGTAGCCGAGGCAGCCATCATGCATGGTGGTCGGGGCAGAAAGGCGGTACGGATAAAGCGAATCATAGCGTGGTTGGGGAGAGAGGTGGGGGGATTTACGATCAAGCACATGGCACAACAGTTGGGTCAGGATGCAACGGTGCTTGGTCGTGGATTGGTAAAGTTAATGGAGGAACTGGGGGAGGATAAGGTACTTCAAAGGCAGGTGAAGGAGTTTAGTGTGGGGTTGAGAAAGGGACGTTTACCTAAAAGATCTATTAAGCGCCTGACCCCATTATGA